One genomic region from Parerythrobacter aestuarii encodes:
- a CDS encoding cation:proton antiporter domain-containing protein: MAGELELSPVLSDALVILGSAGIVIPVFTRFKITPVIGFILIGIAVGPFGLGAWVYEYDWLKHITISDPEGLAPFAEFGIILLLFAIGLELSFKRLWTLRKLVFGLGAMELLVIGSCIAAVLAMMGQYWTGALALGFALAFSSTAIVLPISGTKSPVGRAALSMLLFEDIMIVPIIFILGALAPYAQSDGVSGLVDTLWQGGLVIVALLVLGRIALPRLFAQAARTKSPELFLAASLLVVIGASLATAVTGLSPIVGALIAGLLIAETEYHSEVESIMEPFKGLALGVFLITVGMSIDLSSIWEHLWTILAAVMLVLVFKALVTGMLLRLMGARRSTAAETGILMASPSETTLIVMSAAGSAMLIQPGTAQFWQIVTAIGLTITPLLAMLGRAIGRRVEPVPVTDDVDDDVPRVIIIGIGRVGMLVADMLKAHDRAYVAIDSDADLISSARRKGYHAVFGDASRGDALSRLGVEISPAVVLTMDEPVLAERLTRKLRTDHPELLIVSRARDSQHAAELYRAGASHAVPEQLESSLQLSEAVLADIGVPMGPVIASIHEKRDEFRDMIQEEAGLSHKPKLRTSTLRT, encoded by the coding sequence TACGACTGGCTGAAACACATAACCATATCAGATCCGGAAGGGTTGGCGCCGTTTGCCGAATTCGGGATCATATTGCTGCTGTTCGCCATCGGGCTTGAACTGTCGTTCAAGCGATTATGGACCTTGCGCAAGCTGGTGTTCGGCCTTGGTGCCATGGAATTGCTGGTCATCGGCAGCTGTATCGCTGCCGTGCTTGCCATGATGGGCCAATACTGGACCGGGGCACTTGCACTTGGCTTTGCGCTGGCATTCTCATCGACTGCGATCGTGCTGCCTATTTCCGGAACCAAGTCACCTGTCGGCCGCGCAGCCCTTTCCATGCTGTTGTTCGAAGATATCATGATCGTGCCGATCATTTTCATCCTCGGTGCGCTCGCCCCTTATGCACAGAGCGATGGTGTCAGCGGGCTGGTCGATACGCTGTGGCAAGGCGGCCTCGTGATCGTTGCCCTGCTCGTGCTCGGCCGGATCGCCCTGCCCCGCCTGTTTGCGCAAGCGGCGCGAACCAAGAGCCCCGAGTTGTTTCTCGCCGCCTCGTTGCTGGTCGTCATCGGAGCGAGCCTGGCAACCGCAGTGACCGGCCTCTCGCCCATCGTCGGCGCCCTCATCGCCGGGTTGCTGATCGCGGAAACCGAATACCACAGCGAAGTCGAATCGATCATGGAGCCGTTCAAGGGACTCGCGCTCGGTGTGTTCCTGATCACAGTCGGCATGAGTATCGATCTTTCCAGCATTTGGGAGCACCTTTGGACGATACTCGCCGCCGTCATGCTGGTGCTTGTGTTCAAGGCGCTGGTCACTGGCATGTTGCTGCGTTTGATGGGTGCGCGCCGCTCGACCGCTGCGGAAACCGGGATCCTGATGGCAAGCCCGTCGGAAACCACACTGATCGTGATGTCGGCTGCCGGCTCGGCCATGCTGATCCAGCCCGGCACCGCACAGTTCTGGCAGATCGTCACAGCCATCGGCCTTACCATCACGCCGCTGCTCGCCATGCTCGGTCGTGCCATCGGGCGGCGGGTTGAGCCGGTGCCGGTTACCGACGATGTCGATGACGACGTGCCGCGCGTCATCATTATCGGGATCGGGCGCGTCGGGATGTTGGTGGCAGACATGCTCAAGGCGCATGACCGCGCCTATGTCGCAATCGATAGCGACGCCGACCTCATTTCCAGTGCCCGCAGGAAAGGCTATCATGCCGTTTTCGGCGATGCCAGTCGCGGCGATGCGCTCAGCCGGCTGGGAGTCGAAATTTCACCTGCAGTCGTACTGACGATGGACGAGCCGGTGCTGGCCGAACGCCTGACTCGAAAATTGCGCACCGATCACCCAGAGCTGCTGATTGTTTCCCGTGCCCGGGACAGCCAGCATGCCGCAGAACTCTATCGCGCAGGTGCCAGCCATGCCGTACCGGAGCAGCTGGAGAGTTCGTTGCAGCTTTCGGAAGCTGTCCTGGCAGATATCGGCGTCCCGATGGGCCCGGTGATTGCCTCCATCCACGAAAAGCGCGACGAGTTCCGCGATATGATCCAGGAAGAAGCGGGTCTCTCTCATAAACCGAAGCTGAGGACGAGCACGCTGAGGACCTGA
- a CDS encoding class I SAM-dependent methyltransferase: MTDKAAWEGRVGMTWATHWSRTDRSFTGLTDLLLARASARPIERVLDIGCGAGELSLALARAHPAAEIVGVDVSEDLVAVARERGAKLPNVGFELGDAAIWQREGFSPDLLVSRHGVMFFDDPVAAFSHLHGIAAVDGRLVFSCFRAVSENLWAQDVVGLLPPGSDEPGDPFAPGPFAFSDATRVEAILTKAGWLDVTIESVDFAFVVGAGEDPIEDALAYFAVIGPAARAASQLGDAEKERFQARLRRYLKRHASGSIVALKAGAWIVAATKG; this comes from the coding sequence ATGACCGACAAGGCAGCCTGGGAAGGTCGAGTTGGAATGACCTGGGCCACGCACTGGTCGCGCACCGACCGAAGTTTCACCGGTCTCACCGATCTGTTGCTGGCGAGGGCCAGTGCCCGGCCGATTGAGCGGGTGCTGGATATCGGCTGCGGGGCAGGGGAGCTATCGCTGGCTCTCGCACGCGCGCATCCTGCGGCCGAGATCGTCGGTGTGGACGTCAGCGAAGATCTTGTTGCAGTGGCGCGTGAACGAGGAGCAAAACTTCCCAATGTCGGCTTTGAACTCGGCGATGCCGCGATCTGGCAACGCGAGGGATTCTCACCCGATTTGCTGGTTTCCCGCCACGGGGTGATGTTCTTCGACGATCCTGTCGCTGCCTTCTCGCATCTTCACGGTATCGCGGCAGTCGATGGACGGCTTGTCTTCAGTTGCTTCCGGGCGGTGTCGGAGAATCTTTGGGCGCAGGATGTTGTCGGCCTCCTCCCGCCCGGTAGTGATGAACCGGGTGATCCGTTTGCACCGGGCCCTTTCGCATTTTCCGATGCAACCCGCGTCGAAGCCATCCTCACCAAGGCAGGTTGGCTCGATGTCACGATCGAATCCGTCGATTTCGCTTTCGTGGTGGGCGCAGGAGAAGACCCGATAGAAGATGCCCTGGCCTATTTCGCAGTTATCGGTCCGGCCGCGCGCGCAGCTTCGCAGCTGGGGGATGCCGAGAAGGAGCGCTTCCAAGCCAGGCTGAGGCGCTATCTCAAACGCCATGCCAGCGGTTCGATCGTCGCGTTGAAAGCCGGAGCCTGGATTGTGGCGGCCACCAAGGGCTGA
- the recA gene encoding recombinase RecA: protein MAAELKLVDKESNVDRQKALDAALAQIDRAFGKGSAMKLGSKEAMNVESISTGSLGLDIALGIGGLPKGRVIEVYGPESSGKTTLALHVIAEAQKAGGTAAFVDAEHALDPVYAKKLGVDIDELIVSQPDTGEQALEITDTLVRSNAIDVLVVDSVAALVPRAEIEGEMGDSHVGLQARLMSQSLRKLTGSINRSKCMVIFINQLRMKIGVMYGNPETTTGGNALKFYASVRLDIRRTGQIKDRDEVVGNSTRVKVVKNKVAPPFKQVEFDIMYGEGISKIGEILDLGVKAGIVEKSGSWFSYDSIRIGQGRENAKTYLKENPEICDKLEAAIRGKTDEVAEEMMAGPDAED, encoded by the coding sequence ATGGCTGCGGAACTGAAACTGGTAGACAAGGAATCCAACGTGGACCGTCAGAAGGCGCTTGACGCAGCACTCGCCCAGATCGACCGCGCATTCGGCAAGGGTTCGGCGATGAAGCTGGGCTCGAAAGAAGCGATGAATGTCGAATCGATTTCGACCGGCTCGCTCGGCCTCGATATCGCGCTTGGCATCGGTGGCCTGCCCAAGGGGCGGGTGATCGAAGTCTATGGCCCGGAAAGTTCGGGCAAGACCACGCTGGCCCTGCATGTGATTGCTGAAGCGCAGAAGGCTGGCGGCACAGCAGCCTTTGTAGATGCCGAGCATGCGCTCGACCCGGTCTATGCCAAGAAGCTGGGCGTCGATATCGACGAATTGATCGTGTCGCAGCCCGATACCGGCGAGCAGGCGCTCGAGATCACCGATACGCTGGTGCGTTCGAATGCGATCGACGTGCTGGTGGTCGATTCGGTTGCCGCGTTGGTGCCGCGGGCGGAAATCGAAGGCGAGATGGGCGACAGCCACGTTGGCCTGCAGGCGCGCCTGATGTCGCAGTCGCTGCGCAAGCTGACCGGCTCGATCAACCGCAGCAAGTGCATGGTGATTTTCATCAACCAGCTGCGCATGAAGATCGGCGTGATGTACGGCAATCCGGAAACGACAACCGGTGGCAATGCGCTCAAGTTCTATGCTTCGGTTCGCCTGGACATCCGCCGCACCGGCCAGATCAAGGATCGCGACGAGGTCGTCGGCAACTCGACCCGCGTCAAGGTGGTCAAGAACAAGGTTGCCCCGCCGTTCAAGCAGGTCGAATTCGACATCATGTATGGCGAGGGCATCTCCAAGATCGGCGAAATCCTCGACCTGGGTGTCAAGGCCGGGATCGTGGAGAAGTCAGGCTCGTGGTTCAGCTATGACAGCATCCGCATCGGGCAGGGGCGTGAGAACGCCAAGACCTATCTCAAGGAAAACCCGGAAATTTGCGACAAGTTGGAAGCCGCCATTCGCGGTAAAACCGACGAGGTCGCCGAGGAGATGATGGCCGGTCCTGACGCGGAGGACTGA
- a CDS encoding DUF4139 domain-containing protein has translation MRRLASFLLAAAAVTLPAHPALARETVDASDPQGLSVTIYRDPSRGEYQAMNPGWPRGFAMISETRSVTLPPGESTIRFTGVAEGMVAVSAIVTGLPGGTIEKNRDADLLSPAALVDGTLGNRVRITRTNPGTGAQTSEQAIVRTRADGGIVLQTQDGYEAVRCSGLPEGLAFDRVPAGLSAKPVFSINTNSDSGGTFTVTLTYLAWGFDWEAHYVGTLDEGGARGKVRMRLMSWLTLLNDNGQSFPDAELMAVAGTLNIESNFEQLSDPPTARPLRLTCYPIGSTARGSPVPNYDPRYPPPPPPPPMAPMMESAMADGIMVTGARMQQKSVVGMVAQEEQLGDLKLYRVPEAITVNAKGLKQVAFLDKDKVEGEYVYTLRCDPWNLPNRFEMQEWSPQPADIVFETVNDEEHGLGVALPTGGLTLFEPSAFGDQLVAENRLRDYAEGQDVEIDLGQSSMVFGACGRELEERPADRLGEWVTVGARLSNARNGSVRMRLLLGSTAQWEIRQGRRALKTKDGDFILELKLRPGEEREVRWDVRMPATGEGDA, from the coding sequence ATGAGGCGGCTTGCCTCTTTCCTCCTCGCCGCCGCGGCGGTTACCTTGCCAGCCCATCCGGCACTGGCGCGGGAAACCGTCGATGCGTCGGATCCGCAAGGGCTTTCCGTCACGATCTATCGTGATCCGTCTCGCGGCGAATACCAGGCCATGAACCCTGGTTGGCCGCGCGGTTTCGCCATGATCAGTGAGACTCGCAGTGTCACTCTGCCGCCGGGTGAATCGACAATCCGCTTCACCGGGGTGGCGGAAGGCATGGTGGCGGTCAGTGCGATCGTGACTGGGCTGCCCGGCGGGACCATCGAGAAGAACCGCGATGCCGATTTGCTGAGCCCGGCGGCATTGGTCGATGGCACGCTGGGCAACCGTGTTCGCATTACCCGGACCAATCCGGGAACAGGGGCGCAGACCAGCGAACAGGCCATCGTTCGCACTCGTGCCGATGGCGGCATCGTGCTGCAGACGCAGGACGGTTATGAAGCGGTGCGCTGCTCGGGTCTGCCTGAAGGCCTTGCGTTCGACCGCGTACCAGCCGGGCTCTCTGCCAAGCCTGTGTTCTCTATCAATACCAACAGCGATAGCGGCGGAACCTTTACTGTTACGCTCACCTATCTTGCCTGGGGCTTCGACTGGGAAGCGCACTATGTCGGCACGCTGGATGAGGGTGGGGCACGTGGCAAGGTCCGCATGCGGCTGATGAGCTGGCTCACCCTGCTCAACGATAACGGCCAGAGTTTCCCGGATGCCGAGCTGATGGCAGTGGCGGGCACGCTCAATATCGAAAGCAATTTCGAACAGCTGTCCGATCCTCCCACGGCAAGACCGCTGCGGCTGACCTGCTATCCCATCGGCAGCACTGCGCGCGGATCGCCGGTGCCGAACTACGACCCGCGCTATCCGCCGCCCCCTCCGCCGCCGCCTATGGCACCAATGATGGAATCGGCCATGGCCGACGGCATCATGGTCACAGGTGCCCGCATGCAGCAGAAGTCGGTCGTCGGCATGGTGGCGCAGGAAGAGCAATTGGGCGACCTGAAGCTCTACCGTGTCCCGGAAGCGATTACCGTCAATGCCAAGGGGCTGAAGCAGGTTGCCTTCCTCGACAAGGACAAGGTCGAGGGCGAATACGTCTACACTCTGCGCTGTGACCCGTGGAACTTGCCTAACCGGTTCGAGATGCAGGAGTGGTCACCGCAGCCCGCCGACATCGTGTTCGAAACCGTCAATGACGAGGAGCACGGGCTGGGCGTCGCCCTGCCCACCGGCGGCCTTACGCTGTTCGAACCGAGCGCGTTCGGCGACCAGCTCGTCGCTGAGAATCGCCTGCGCGATTATGCGGAAGGCCAGGACGTCGAGATCGATCTGGGCCAGAGCTCGATGGTGTTCGGTGCTTGCGGGCGCGAGCTGGAAGAACGCCCGGCGGATCGCCTCGGTGAATGGGTGACCGTGGGTGCCCGGCTCAGCAATGCCCGTAATGGCAGCGTGCGTATGCGGCTGTTGCTTGGCAGCACGGCTCAGTGGGAAATCCGGCAGGGGCGCAGGGCGCTCAAGACCAAGGACGGGGATTTCATCCTCGAACTCAAGTTGCGACCCGGCGAAGAACGCGAAGTGCGTTGGGACGTTCGCATGCCCGCCACTGGCGAGGGCGACGCATGA
- a CDS encoding DUF4139 domain-containing protein, producing the protein MKFPLRFAAVATLALAAGAAAQSADEETAQGDVSVTIYNNDVALVQDIRQLDIQRGRSKVEFPDVSARIRPQTLSFAAADTAIIEQNFDFDILTPQKMMEKAIGQTVTLVRTNPATGQETRERAEVLSTAGGVVVRIGSRIEVLRDDGLPVRVVFDRVPPNLRARPTLSVNLDSTRSGRRPAQIRYLTSGLDWEADYVALYNEGDGTIDMQGWVTLNNSTGTTFTRANTLLVAGNPNGSGRSFGSSSSRGMVRPGSEAADREQLGDFYLYPISGRTTIANNQTKQVSFLDVQGVAARKVYARTVGWMQNDGRPVNASSEIAFSSSRDGGLGDALPAGTVRFYQRDSRGTPQFIGENGIGHTPMGSELSLRTGDAFDIFVQAEVEKRETITSADWERSARYRVIREGQEVERVDVERPKRYYRTTMRYKLTNAKNTPVNVDLVQAGLDRGWWGNDFRVVSEDIAGTQINNDRRKWVVSVPAEGERTVRVTFETRW; encoded by the coding sequence ATGAAATTTCCGCTTCGCTTTGCCGCTGTAGCCACGCTGGCGCTGGCTGCCGGTGCAGCTGCACAGAGCGCTGACGAAGAGACCGCACAAGGCGATGTCTCCGTCACCATCTACAACAACGATGTGGCGCTGGTGCAGGATATCCGCCAGCTTGATATCCAGCGCGGGCGCAGCAAGGTCGAATTCCCCGATGTCTCGGCCCGCATCCGTCCGCAGACGTTGAGTTTCGCGGCTGCCGATACTGCGATTATCGAGCAGAATTTCGATTTCGACATCCTCACTCCACAGAAGATGATGGAGAAGGCCATCGGCCAGACTGTCACACTGGTGCGGACCAACCCGGCGACCGGGCAGGAAACCCGCGAGCGGGCCGAAGTGCTTTCGACCGCAGGCGGCGTGGTGGTACGGATCGGCAGCCGGATCGAAGTGCTGCGCGACGATGGCCTGCCGGTGCGTGTGGTCTTTGACAGGGTTCCGCCGAACCTGCGCGCAAGGCCCACGCTTTCAGTCAACCTCGACTCGACTCGCTCGGGCCGCCGACCGGCGCAGATCCGCTATTTGACGTCCGGGCTCGACTGGGAGGCCGATTATGTCGCGCTCTATAATGAAGGCGACGGCACGATCGACATGCAGGGCTGGGTGACGCTGAACAATAGCACCGGCACTACCTTCACCCGAGCCAACACGCTGCTGGTCGCGGGCAATCCCAACGGCAGCGGTCGCAGCTTCGGTTCGTCGTCTTCGCGTGGCATGGTCCGCCCCGGATCGGAGGCAGCCGACCGCGAACAATTGGGCGATTTCTATCTCTATCCGATCAGTGGTCGTACGACGATCGCCAATAACCAGACCAAGCAGGTCAGCTTCCTCGATGTCCAAGGCGTCGCCGCTCGCAAGGTCTATGCCCGCACGGTCGGCTGGATGCAAAACGATGGTCGCCCTGTGAATGCCTCGAGCGAGATTGCATTTTCCTCTTCGCGTGACGGAGGCCTGGGCGATGCGCTGCCTGCCGGGACGGTTCGTTTCTACCAGCGCGATAGTCGCGGCACGCCGCAATTCATCGGCGAGAACGGGATCGGTCACACGCCGATGGGCAGCGAGCTCAGCCTGCGTACCGGCGATGCTTTCGACATCTTTGTGCAGGCAGAGGTCGAAAAGCGCGAGACAATCACCAGCGCCGATTGGGAACGCTCCGCACGCTATCGTGTGATCCGCGAAGGTCAGGAAGTCGAGCGCGTCGATGTCGAGCGGCCCAAGCGATATTACCGCACGACGATGCGATACAAACTCACCAACGCCAAGAACACGCCGGTCAATGTGGACCTGGTCCAGGCCGGGCTTGATCGCGGATGGTGGGGCAATGATTTCCGTGTCGTGAGCGAAGATATAGCCGGCACGCAAATCAATAACGATCGCCGAAAATGGGTCGTGTCGGTGCCGGCCGAGGGCGAGCGCACCGTCCGCGTCACTTTCGAAACTCGCTGGTAG
- a CDS encoding PAS domain-containing sensor histidine kinase, giving the protein MSETPSASRAVALSPFWAGLALALVASIAAVWFLSGLPLLTVAYAGGLATLLALGIALQRMRPAAAQDGLAPPDWSVTVAAIERPDMAVAITDRANRLVCASALFADQFGVAKAPPNLQVDGPSLEALTRLAREAWRDGTATLDKATAADGARSWQVGAERAGRGDDYLVWRFRSLAAEDTAGTYAAQIAGDFGMMLSRAGVEAALVAPDGTIRAAGPGFAERATGDAKATLAGQEFVSLLRTDEKDRIFFAREGKDGTPHQLLHVPLNDPHDTAGAGADQAPSLMLLMEPGVAIGASDEGGTGNATPQLEALIGALPLGLAMTDRDGRFLFANPPFLRAIGREEQGLPQYPSDLAVKDDKGALADAVRRHAKGPSNSGDMAVRLKIAPEEPVSLGLAGVRGLGDAAVLLSLADSSEETKLKRQVAQATKMQAVGQLAGGVAHDFNNVLTAIIGYCDLMLLRHTPGDSDYDDIQQILANSNRAASLTRQLLAFSRQQTLRPEVLQLPDVVSEVSQLLKRLVGEKIEFSVRHDRDLGPVRADPRQLEQVIINLAVNARDAILASGAMKRRLTMATRRVAARDVRAMGSDILPVGDYTALIVQDTGGGIPDEVLPKIFEPFFTTKEQGKGTGLGLSTVYGIIKQSGGFIFADNIAGADGQPAGARFTIYLPVHNGVVPESERQDDSSEAPSNWSGGGRVLLVEDEDMVRAVAERALTRAGYTVTAADDGETGLAAIANGGEFDLVVSDVVMPGMDGPAMARAIRNVAPELPFLFMSGYAEEQLRNDIDIDNMHFIAKPFSVQQISQKVGEVMEKAKA; this is encoded by the coding sequence ATGAGCGAAACGCCATCGGCATCGCGGGCGGTGGCCCTGTCGCCTTTCTGGGCGGGCCTTGCGCTGGCGCTGGTGGCAAGCATTGCTGCCGTCTGGTTCCTGAGCGGCTTGCCCCTGCTTACAGTGGCTTATGCGGGCGGCCTCGCGACCTTGCTGGCGCTGGGGATTGCGCTCCAAAGAATGCGTCCGGCGGCAGCGCAGGATGGCTTGGCACCGCCGGACTGGTCGGTGACCGTGGCGGCTATCGAGCGGCCCGATATGGCTGTTGCCATTACCGACCGCGCCAATCGGCTGGTTTGCGCGAGTGCGCTGTTCGCCGATCAGTTCGGTGTCGCCAAAGCCCCCCCCAATTTGCAGGTCGATGGTCCTTCGCTGGAAGCGCTTACCCGGCTGGCGCGTGAAGCATGGCGCGATGGCACTGCCACTCTCGACAAGGCGACTGCGGCGGACGGAGCGCGCAGCTGGCAGGTCGGGGCCGAGCGGGCCGGGCGGGGCGACGATTATTTGGTCTGGCGGTTCCGTTCACTTGCAGCGGAAGACACTGCAGGAACCTATGCTGCCCAGATTGCCGGAGACTTCGGCATGATGCTTTCGCGTGCCGGCGTCGAGGCAGCCTTGGTCGCGCCCGACGGTACCATCAGGGCAGCCGGTCCCGGTTTTGCCGAGCGGGCGACCGGCGATGCAAAGGCCACGCTGGCGGGGCAGGAATTCGTCTCCCTGCTGCGGACGGACGAGAAAGACCGCATTTTCTTTGCTCGCGAAGGTAAGGACGGGACGCCGCACCAATTGCTGCATGTTCCCCTCAACGATCCGCACGACACGGCCGGTGCAGGGGCTGACCAAGCGCCATCGCTGATGTTGCTGATGGAGCCCGGGGTGGCCATTGGGGCGAGCGATGAAGGCGGCACCGGCAATGCCACCCCGCAGCTGGAGGCGCTGATCGGGGCGCTGCCACTCGGGCTCGCGATGACCGATCGCGATGGGCGTTTCCTGTTTGCCAACCCTCCGTTCTTGCGCGCGATCGGACGCGAAGAGCAGGGATTGCCACAGTATCCGAGCGATCTTGCGGTAAAGGATGACAAGGGCGCGCTGGCTGATGCCGTACGACGCCACGCCAAAGGACCGTCGAACAGCGGCGACATGGCAGTGCGGCTCAAGATTGCTCCGGAAGAACCCGTATCACTCGGCCTTGCAGGGGTACGCGGGCTGGGCGATGCGGCGGTGTTGTTGAGCCTTGCCGACAGCTCCGAGGAGACCAAGCTCAAGCGCCAGGTGGCGCAGGCGACGAAGATGCAGGCGGTTGGCCAGTTGGCTGGCGGCGTAGCACATGATTTCAACAATGTGCTGACCGCCATTATCGGATATTGTGACCTGATGCTGCTGCGCCATACGCCGGGTGACAGCGATTATGACGACATCCAGCAGATACTTGCCAATTCCAATCGCGCGGCGTCGCTGACGCGGCAATTGCTGGCCTTCAGCCGCCAGCAGACGCTGCGCCCTGAAGTGCTGCAGCTGCCCGACGTGGTGAGTGAAGTGAGCCAGCTGCTCAAGCGACTGGTGGGCGAAAAGATCGAGTTCAGTGTACGACACGATCGCGACCTGGGGCCGGTCAGGGCCGATCCGCGGCAGCTGGAGCAGGTCATTATCAACCTCGCCGTAAATGCCCGTGACGCCATTCTTGCCTCCGGTGCGATGAAGCGGCGCCTGACCATGGCGACCAGGCGCGTGGCGGCGCGGGACGTGCGCGCCATGGGGTCGGACATCCTACCCGTTGGCGATTACACCGCGCTGATCGTGCAGGACACCGGCGGCGGCATCCCGGACGAAGTGCTACCCAAGATCTTCGAACCCTTCTTTACCACCAAGGAGCAGGGGAAGGGCACCGGCCTCGGACTTTCGACAGTCTATGGCATTATCAAGCAGTCGGGTGGGTTCATCTTTGCCGACAATATCGCCGGTGCCGACGGACAGCCTGCCGGTGCCCGCTTTACGATCTACCTGCCGGTCCACAACGGGGTCGTTCCTGAAAGCGAGCGACAGGACGATTCCAGCGAGGCACCGAGCAACTGGTCAGGTGGAGGCCGGGTGCTGCTGGTCGAGGATGAAGACATGGTCCGCGCGGTCGCCGAACGGGCGCTGACGCGGGCGGGTTATACCGTCACTGCGGCCGATGACGGCGAGACCGGGCTGGCTGCTATTGCCAATGGCGGCGAATTCGACCTGGTTGTGTCCGACGTGGTCATGCCGGGCATGGATGGACCGGCCATGGCGCGGGCAATCCGCAATGTCGCTCCTGAATTACCGTTCCTGTTCATGTCCGGCTATGCTGAAGAGCAGTTGCGCAACGACATCGATATCGACAACATGCATTTCATCGCCAAGCCTTTCAGCGTGCAGCAGATTTCGCAGAAGGTCGGCGAAGTGATGGAGAAGGCCAAGGCCTGA
- a CDS encoding DUF2062 domain-containing protein: MGTEETMSSNKTFLADLLRRYLPAMPSREEMAGNKYLRPIAHRFLSPELWRFTRRSVPRGVALGLFCGFIIPIGQIFLAAFMALPARANVPLAALVTFITNPFTFPFWVVVAKNVGELVLNIDVAMGVGAAGQLADDGGWLAQGFELAGVTAFGFVVLAVVSAALGFLFSGWFWRWVVHRKRARRLKKMEQRLNQRLEAKQG, translated from the coding sequence ATGGGCACCGAAGAGACGATGAGCAGCAACAAGACTTTCCTGGCTGACCTGCTCCGGCGCTATTTGCCGGCCATGCCTTCGCGCGAGGAGATGGCAGGGAACAAGTATCTCAGGCCCATCGCGCATCGTTTCCTCAGCCCCGAACTGTGGCGCTTCACGCGCCGCTCTGTTCCCCGCGGTGTGGCGCTGGGCCTCTTTTGCGGCTTCATCATCCCGATCGGGCAGATTTTTCTCGCAGCATTCATGGCGCTCCCGGCGCGGGCGAATGTCCCGTTGGCGGCGCTGGTGACATTCATCACCAATCCCTTCACCTTTCCGTTCTGGGTCGTAGTGGCGAAGAACGTTGGTGAACTGGTGCTCAACATCGACGTTGCCATGGGGGTCGGCGCAGCCGGTCAACTGGCCGATGACGGCGGTTGGCTGGCACAGGGTTTCGAACTGGCAGGAGTCACGGCCTTTGGTTTCGTTGTCCTGGCGGTTGTCAGTGCGGCGCTCGGTTTTCTTTTCTCCGGCTGGTTCTGGCGCTGGGTAGTGCATCGCAAGCGCGCCAGGCGGCTGAAGAAGATGGAGCAGCGCCTCAACCAGAGGCTGGAAGCGAAGCAGGGATGA
- the smpB gene encoding SsrA-binding protein SmpB: MARPKPETFDKQKTVAENRRARFDYAVEDKFEAGLALQGTEVKALRAGEASIAESYAEVRDGQAWLINANIPEYSHGNRLNHEPRRPRKLLLHAREIERLLGAVERKGMTLIPLCIYFNSKGRAKVELGLAKGRQSQDKRAYIKDRDWKRDKARILRDKG, from the coding sequence ATGGCCCGTCCCAAACCCGAAACATTCGACAAGCAGAAGACCGTCGCCGAGAACCGGCGCGCGCGGTTCGACTATGCCGTCGAGGACAAGTTCGAAGCGGGGCTCGCCCTGCAGGGGACCGAAGTCAAGGCGTTGCGGGCCGGCGAAGCGAGCATTGCCGAAAGCTATGCCGAGGTTCGCGACGGGCAGGCCTGGCTGATCAATGCCAATATCCCCGAATACAGCCATGGCAACCGGCTCAATCACGAACCGCGCCGCCCACGCAAGCTGTTGCTTCATGCCCGCGAGATCGAACGCCTGCTGGGCGCGGTCGAGCGCAAAGGTATGACGCTGATACCCCTGTGTATCTACTTCAATTCCAAGGGGCGGGCCAAGGTCGAACTGGGCCTCGCCAAGGGTCGCCAGTCGCAGGACAAGCGTGCCTATATCAAGGATCGTGACTGGAAACGCGACAAGGCCCGCATCCTGCGCGACAAAGGATAA